tcatctttgtctccctcgtgggaggagagaACCTCGATGTCTTTGACGCGATGTCTGAAGTACCTTTACAGCGGAGGCCACTTCTGGCCTCCTTGACCTTCTTCTTagacttcttctccggcgcctggtacggtgccgggaccagcatcttagtTAGCAAAGGGATAGTTGGGTctttgggcagcggagccggacacttgatccgctcctCTTTCTTCGTCCAGAGCTGAAGGAGAAAAGGAAGGCTTAGCATACTCCTCGAATCTACAAGTAGAGGTTATGTTTGGAAATCTAAAAACTTACTGGAGTGGCCGGGTGAGCGTAGTCGAGGCATAGGTCTTCGGTCATTCCCGGCCAcgacttctgggccttgaaaagcagattccatatgtcttcgtgcttcgtgccgaagaagtgttgcAGGGTCCAAGGGccgccggattgaattcccacatatggAGAGTCCGGCGCTGGCAGGGGAAACTCCGgcaaaaaagcatcacctggatcaggtCGGCGAGGCTGGTGTTCTTCTCTATCACGCCCTTCACGCGCTTCTGCGGCGTCATCACCTTGTCGGACGATGCCTAGTCCAGGCCCTATTTAACCCACGATGTGAGCCGCATTGGAGGCCCAGATTTGAACTCGTGAGTGGTGGCCCATGTGGCGTCACGAGGTTCAGTGACATAGGACCACTCCTGCTAccatcccttcacggtctccacaaaggcccccttgggccaagtgatgttggggagcttgctcaccatggcgctgccGCACTCCGTGTGTTGACtgtcaaccaccttcggcttcacattgaagaccttgagccataaccCGAAGTGGGGGGAATACGGAGGaacgcctcacacacgatgatgaacgccgagatgtggaggaaggaatttggggctagatcacgaaagtctagcccataatagaacataagcccacgaacaaaggggtggagaggaaaccctaatcCACGGagaaagtgggggatgaatacaaccctctcattggattttggagtagggatgatctgcttTTCGGCAGGAAGCCGATGGGCGATTTCCTCTGCGAGGTACCCCGCCTCCCGGAGTTCCTTGATCTTCTCCTctatgatggaggaggccatccacttgccctgggcgccggatccggacatggctggagtgtttGCTAGGGACGGAAAGAATTGAActcgggcgttggagctcgagtacggatgggctgaggaggaagaaggcatggggtaaaaagatgggtccttatctccttataaaggcagtgaaataTCATGCGTCCCCCcacgagccttaaaactcgcctattcccaaggggtcatgCTAACGGCaccgttggattacccaaacccgtattgatgagaatctcgtaataaggggacacgatctttgccttGACAAGACGTATCAGTAAGGACCGCGCCTCGAAATGCGCAGAGGGAGGCTGAAAAACGGTTCGAGATAAtaataaggccagaacataacgtctCGCCAAAAAAGATGTCAGTAGACGCAGCTTATACTGTTTGAGTATTTTTTTTCCCTTGTGGTACAGGGCTGCGACGGTTATACAGAGCCGAATATAGTTCTTTTGACgaactgctttggagtattcggagaagaaatccgccttgcaatgccgaagacaatctgcgcgccggacacgtcgtcattgaagcctggtttaggggatattgagggagtcctagattagggggtccccggtcgTCCAGGCTATGTTATATGGGCCGTACTTATGGGCcaagaagatacaagatcgaaggccttcccccgtgtccagatgggactctcctttacgtggatggcaagcttggcattcgtatgtgaggattcctttctctgtaaaccgactctgtacaaccctaggccccgccggtgtctatataaatcggagggtttagtccatagaggcaatgatAATCATACAGGTTAGACATCTAGGATTTagtcattatgatctcgaggtagatccactcttgtaaccccaatactcatcaaagtcaatcaagcaggaagtagggtattacctccatcaagagggcccgaacctgggtaaaacattgtgtcccatgcctcctgttaccttcgatcctcagacgcacagttcaggaccccctacccgagatcagctggttttgacaccgacaaccgtctcaccatcttcatcatcatcatcctcattgtactcttcttgtgccaccaaccccttggaaGGAGTCTTCTTTGTGAAATTGTTctcgttggggaaggacttggccttgtcttttcagatgagcttgccaccattttcttccctcttctcatatgggcactcctcaacaaagtggctcacattgccacaattatagtatGTCCTCACATGTTGCATTTCATtggcgccacttgagttgttcttgttgaagttgggccttgagttctgcttgctccaaaattgccttcaagcgagagccatgtgctcatgataagcatattttgtatcttcggggttactctcctcttcttcctcttcatcctcttcttccacactagccttggccttcaaaggaAGGTTGGGTTTCTTTACCCGTTGAGagcgcaacaccgcattgtcggcggtcttgtccaagattcttatagcaacaaactcatccaacacttcacctgagGATAAGGTATGAAAGTctggcctttgacggatgacggatgacatggccttatggtagggcatcatggcctttagaaacttgcgcttgatccaattgtcatctgtatccttgctcccatgatcttggagtgGGACCGTGAGAGTGGTTAATCTCTGGTAGAGTTCACGAGGTTCTTCATATTCTTTCAtcacaaactcatcggcttcatcttgcaccacttcatagttggagcattgaatgcgtgCGCTTCCtttgtaaatggaaacaacatgttgccatgcttccttggccatggtgaaaggtcggagatgcgcaatatcttcgggtggaattgcatcttggatgatcaaGAGAGCggactcattgaattgattatccgcagcTTCtccaggggtgaagttgcttggctcatgcgggtagaaaccttgctcaataattctccaaagattagtattaataTGATTTAAATGATATTTAAAGTGATAGACCCAAGAGGAAAAATCCTCATTTTCAcaaacttaggaggaggaccaagatgattcaaatgagtggagggaatcggtccaatataagtaagtggaggttcaacATGGACAAAGATGCCATTTCCACTTCTACCACTAGATAAAGGAACTTTGTCACTAGTAGctccccccttgtcggagttagcatccgtcaccttgttagcgggatcacccactttcattggtgTGGTGGATAATTTAAGGCCTTCTAAAAACTTGTTGAACATACCTTCAACCTCGGTCGCCGCATTAAACtcctcacactactaggaaaagggctatagatgaaattgacactaatggtgcaccagacatgtGATGCGCcactattatatactaatggcgcaccatgcgctTGTGcgtcattagtgtggaagacactaatgatgcaccagacacatggtgcgccactagtaacaaaaactTTTTTTTCAttcttccaaacatactaatggcgcatccacgtacagtgcaccattactagtaatggcgcaccaaccaccaagtgcaccattactagtaatgatgcgccattagtgtgtgtgtgtgtgtgtatatatatatatatatatatatatatatatatatatatatatatatagtagcactattctgatcctaggatcagaatagttattcggaTCACGGCCCCCTATATAGGCGCGATGAGTTGTTCCCGAGATTCCTTCACCGAAACTCATCGGCGCACCAGAGTAGCACTATTCTGATCtcaggatcagaatagttatttggatcacggtcCCCCTATACAGACGCGATGAGTTGTTCCCGAGATTCGAAAAACCGAAACCAGGAACTGCCCAAACATTGTGACAAAAAAAGAAACTACCCCCACCCCCCGCATCTTTATCCCCAGGCCCGAATGCCCGATCCACCTCTGTCGCCGCACCAGGCCACACACCCACCGCACTCCACCGCCCCGCGCCGCCATCcacctggccgccgccgccgcccccgtgccGCCATCCANNNNNNNNNNNNNNNNNNNNNNNNNNNNNNNNNNNNNNNNNNNNNNNNNNNNNNNNNNNNNNNNNNNNNNNNNNNNNNNNNNNNNNNNNNNNNNNNNNNNNNNNNNNNNNNNNNNNNNNNNNNNNNNNNNNNNNNNNNNNNNNNNNNNNNNNNNNNNNNNNNNNNNNNNNNNNNNNNNNNNNNNNNNNNNNNNNNNNNNNNNNNNNNNNNNNNNNNNNNNNNNNNNNNNNNNNNNNNNNNNNNNNNNNNNNNNNNNNNNNNNNNNNNNNNNNNNNNNNNNNNNNNNNNNNNNNNNNNNNNNNNNNNNNNNNNNNNNNNNNNNNNNNNNNNNNNNNNNNNNNNNNNNNNNNNNNNNNNNNNNNNNNNNNNNNNNNNNNNNNNNNNNNNNNNNNNNNNNNNNNNNNNNNNNNNNNCACCATCCacctggccgccgccgccaccacaccGACATCCAACCGCGCTGCCGCTGGAGTCCGGACCACCAACCGTGCCGCCGCCAGAGTCCCGACCTTCAagcgcgccgccgccgagcccagACCACCAATGGTGGCACCGCCGGAGACCCAACCTCCAACCTCAACGCCACCAGGCCCCGATAACAAAAGCGTGCCATCACCACGCCCACGACCCGCGTCGCCGGCGCCCCTCCTCCGCGGCCGGCGCTCTCCCAACCCATGGTCGACACCCATCCTCTTCTGCGACCAACGCCCTCCCTCCCCGCGGCCGGCGCGCTCCTTCCCCGCGGCCGACGGGCCTCCAGCTCTGTGGCCGGTGCAGTCCCTCCTCGCTGCAGCTTGCCCCTCCTCCATGGATGGCCTGCACCGGCTGCCGGAACTCGTTGAGGTGGTACCCTTAACCCTCGACCTTCTATTACAGGTCACTAACGACACTACAAAGAGAAAGGTCAGCATCTGGCCCTCTAGAAGTTCAATTTGTTGATTCTCTAAAGTTTTTAAAGTTGATTATAACCGTGTATATTTTGCAGGGCCCTGCGAAGTTCAGTTTTTTGATTTTCTGAAGTTTAGTTTGTTGATTTTCTGAAGAAATAGGTTCCTTCACTTGCACTCCTCTAACTAGTCCTGTGGGGTGATCTCCTCGACTCCTAGGTTCGGCACAAAGTAAGAATTGTAAGCATCTTCTGAGTTTATAATGCTTGAAATTACAGTACGGGATTATATAACATTCTAGGTGGAATTGGTCAATGTTGTTCCCTATAGTTGTATAGTATCCAGATCAATCGTCGATTCCTATTCTCTAACTGATTTTGATGTCTGAAGTTCAACTGTATATGCAGGAGCAAAAAACTGTTGTTTTTGGTTCATTAGTTTCAGTTTCACAGGTTGGTTTTCTTCTCATTTTATCTCCAAAAATGCATCAACAAGGATCGACGGCAGTCCGGGATCTGCGAAGACGAGGGATGCTATTTTGGGTTTGCTTTTGTGAATCAGCATCACCGCATTACACACCACACCGCCCACCAGCAGTACGTGTCTCTCTCCATTGTCCTTCTCTCTTTATCCtttctctctcactctctcacGCGGGACACGGCGCTGCCATGGCGGCCCCGAGGACGATGAGAGCCATGCAGTACGACAAGTATGGCGGTGGAGCTGAAGGCCTCAAGGTACATGCTCGTCGCCATAACGAGCTATCTCCAAACAGACTTGACAGGCCTCGTGTAAGGTTCAATGACCGAAAGGTGAGGTTCAGACGCTGCCGCGATCCGTGCGACGTGTGGCTCGGAGAACTTCTTGCATTCCTACTAGAGTGAAACCGTTGGTGCTCAGGATCATACTTCGGTAGTTCAACCATGCATACAACGAGATGAAAAGGTTGCTATGATATTACTATATGCATCAGCGTCACCTGCCAGAAGTGATCTGCAAACTGTTGAGACTTGGCCACACATGGCTGGATGGCATCCTTGCAAGCTCTGTAGGCTGTGACGATCGTGGCAGCTACCGGCTTAGTGCTGTTCTTCAGTGAGTTGAAATGAAATTTGGCAACAGGCAACGGTTTCTTCATGAAGCAAGAGATGGCGTGTCAGAGTGTTTCACAAAAAGGAGAGGACGAGTGTTGGTTGAGAACATTAGCCTACATTTTTTGTTGCCTGCAAGTGTGGTTCCACCTGTCTTTGTGCATGTGGCAAAGTCTCAGCAACCTGTCCACTTGACTTTGTAAGACAGTGGTGGTTGCATTTATAAATACTAGCAAGGAACACTTGATATTTAACTAAGAATTCGTATGAAACAAACCTTCTCCATCAGAGCATCAAGTACAGGTTTCCCATGGAGATGCCATTTGGCAGATGCTAGTTCCTGCAAATGCACCAAAGAAACCTAAATCGAAGTCTCAAAAGCTGCATAAAGTTCCATACCACATGATGAATCCACATATACCTAACAATGTACAGAGCGCGATGCGAACCAATACGGAAGCCATATGCCATGAACCTGAAAATGAGCCGTCATGTGTTAAGTTCTCTGCAGATCACTGACTTCTAAGCAAAAATATTGTACTTCTAGTTACGCATACATTTGCCAACTCCTGAACCTTCAATTTTGCTTGTCTTTGCACCCCAGATAGTTTATCCTGAACATGAAGCATTTTTTAGTTGTAAAACACTCAGTTTTTTCTCGTTGATACAGAATAAAACCAGGAAGTTCAATTTTAGAAAGGGAAGTAGTTCGAAAATTATTACAATACTCAGATTATTCCCATACAGAAGAACAAAACAAAAAGTCCAATGGTATATCACTTGCCCCATTCCGCTAAATCATGCAAATATATAACAGAGCATTTTATTTTCACATTTTCGAAAAACAAcgagaagtccaaattaaaaaattAAGAAGTTCGAATTTAAAAACTCGGATTTTACTTGCTACTAAACAAATAAAATCGAGAAGTTTAAATAAAATAACGAAGTACTTCGATGTATATGGAAAACTCAAATTATTTCCTATTATAGGAAACAAAATTATGAAGTTCATTTACaaaaatgtttgatgcttatttaaaaacatattttttctaaaaaaaggttgagaagttcaaattaaaataacagagaagatcgaagtatataaaaaattaaaaaaattctcgttaataaaaataaaaagaagaagttcaaattaaaaaaaggaaCAACTAAAAAAAGTTTTAAAAGATTTTCCCCCGCTATagaaaaaactagaagttcaaactaAAACAGCGAAGTGCTCAATGTTTATTTAAAAATATAGGATTTTACCTTTTTAAAAACTCATATATATTCGTTGTTATTAAAGAATCAACCATGAAGTGCAAACTAAAAacagtgagttctttgtttgtttgaaaaatcacaaagAAATGTTTACTCAAAAAATGCAAAATGTGAAGTTTAGATAAAAAATAACACACAAGTTCAAAGTGAAAACAACCAGCAATTCAACTACTACATTGAGTGTTTTTCATATACGAAAAGGGAATAAAAAGGCAAAGTTAAAAAAAAGTTTGCTAAAAGTTTACGTAGTGGCAAGGAAGTTCAAAACATCTTATGAAGGAGGTCCGTGTATTTACttatgcaaacacacacacacacacacacacacacacacaaaaatatgTTAGTTTTTATGTTTTAACAAAATTCTCTTTATCCATTACAAATTGGAAAACAAAAATTCTCTACATGAAAAAAGTTTCTCCTATTCAACAACTTTCCGAGGGTATATTGTATACTATGTTCCAAAAATAAATGGTAAAAACAAATTGGCGTAtgttgttcggaaagaaaagtttaCCCGTATTTGAAAAAGTTGCGTCTTTTCAACAAGTTTCTAATGATTTACCATTTGTGGAACTCCGAGGAACGGGTGAGGGATAACATACAAAAAATATGTGGCCAAAGTTCAATATAGAaaacaacaagaagttcaactactatgcAGAATGTGTTTCGGAATAGGAGTGggcaattacaaacaaaaaaaggggacaaaagttcaaggtgaaaacaatgAGCAGTTCAATTACTACACGGCATGTGTTTCAGTAGAGAATAAAAGAATACTAAACTAAAAAcctaaaaggtttgttgcaagaagttcacgtgctcctcctGGTGAATTTCAAGATCTCTAATGCGAGACGTCCAACCTTCAATTACATGTTAAAAACAAAGGGAAAATGatgttgtttttgccatttttaataCTGCTCTCAAACGGCAACAAACTTGTGACGGTTGTCTTGATGAAAAATTTAGTTGCTCGAAGTTCAAGTGACCTGCCTGAGAAAATTCAAAAAGGATTTTCCCCATTACTAacaaataaaactaagaagttcaaatttaaaaatggtgaagttcgatgtctataaaaaatGGAGATTTTCTCATAATTTTTCCCGTTACTAAcaaaaaaaccaagaagttcagttcGAATATATCCAAGAATTTGTACAATGTTTATTGCAAAATTAGGATTTTTTTCGTTAcaaatgaataacaccaagaagtccaaattgaaaAAACCAAGAAGTTAAATTTTAAAAACTACAATAGTTCAATGTATATGAAAAAAGCAGATTTTCCTAGATGATaaataataaaccaagaagttcaatttcaaaaaatggagcagttcaatatttatcacaaaaaattattttttttaccGTTGCTaacgaataaaccaagaagttcagttcGAAATAACGAAGAAGTTGTATAATGTTTATTACAAAACTAAATTTTTTCCCGTATAAAAAtcaaatacaattctttactcaaaatataaaaatgtgaagttcaaattgaaacaaCAAACAAGTTCATAgtatattaaaacctaggatttacctgttcaaaaaacaaaaaaacacaacgccattttttgcacttttaaaaacaactcataaacggaaaaaatggttgctagaagttcaagtgctcgacgaGGAAAAggtcaaaaaattcttgtgagagaagttcatcgtgtatttagatgtccaaaatacgtaaaaaaatatgttgtttttggtgttataaaataattctctcaaaccagagagaaattcaatgtgataacaaccggaagttcacgtactacatggtgtgtatttcatataagaaaaatacaataaagtgaaatagagtgaagttcaaacagacatgccctagaagttcaactacttcacacagtgcaaaaaacaacatgcccgagaagttcaactacttcacgcagtgcgttTCCATTTGCAATGCAGGCATAAATCATGATCTTGTCAtttctctaatttacttcaaaacaagaggaatatcatttgtgtaaattCAAGTCCTCGGTCAGAGAAAGTTAAAAAATATATTGTGAGAGAAGTTTGTACaagagaatatcatttgtgtaacactgacgaaatggatgggaaaattaaaaacgaaaatacgtcacagaagttcaacgtgaaaacaaaactaagttcgactactatagtgaatgaatttgagatgaaaaacttttaaaattgacgcgagtatgaaaaaacgatcaacacgggaaagttgcgtgtttacagcagcttttcaTCGGTATATCGAtttctcaattccggtgagtggatggagagctacgagcagtggatggagagatacgggcaaaaaaagcacgtgaaaaacagagtgaagttcaagtagacatgccgagaagttcaggttcttcacgcggtgcattttcgaagaatctgtttcgcgataaaggcagaacgaacgatctcgccattttcgaaattacttcaAAACGGCAAGGAATCACATAAAAccgtcaacatgaaaaagtttggaATTTTCCATAGCTTTTCAGTTGTATATTATttgcccattccgataaagtttgtagaaattatggcaaaaatatgtttttagccattttcaaaactgacataaaaccataattaattaggagaaacaatatatacaaatttttttcgcatttcttcaagctttccaacgccatattatttgctgcatttggacgtacggttaaaaaattagcttgaaaatacgaactcggtggacttgtactgttttctaaattacttttaaaccgtttaaaattagaaaaaacttttaacatgaaaaagtagcgcattttcataagctttccaacgccatattatttgcctcaattcgattagccgtttagaaatggcatcgaaaatacaaactcgggtgTTCCATTTGCAAAATTTTACGATATTCCGAATTACTTTTTAACCGTAggtaattagagaaaactttcaacatgtggaaggatggGTTtttcagcagctttccaacgccatattatttgcctcattctgataaacggtttaaaaatgcgatcaaaaatatgattcacattttttgtatgaagaaaaaacggttttcaaaactgctcttaaaccgcttacattttgccaaaaatttaatttgggtcatgatattgatgtccatagctttccaacggtatatcgcaagccccatttggacacattttagctgaagttcaacctagtactcggggaaggtcaggcacgttactcgggaagttcatgttgtgatcagaatagtgtttatgtgtgtgtctatatatatatatatatatattattttttgcaaaactactaatggcgcaccaccagcaggtgcgccattagtatgtagggttactaatggcgcatgagtgggtgatgcgccattagtaacctgggaccagctagatattttggacagccacacctacacactcactttccccacttcattccctccacctccttctccaaaattgtgtcggctgcctcctcctcctcacctcatttgcaccatagattcatcaaaattaagtggttaaattaccttttttgataggtaagtatggggaaagctatctttatgttgtagatctactttttttctccctagctcgctccaataatgtgcacatgcactttttgtggcctagctagatctatgtatgtttgtggtgttgtatatgtttgtggtgttgcatatatgtttgtgtttgcaggtaccggtatttgaaatgcgatagttgccaatattttgccggaatgttgattcatttccgtttcggcgagaattttggcactatgcattctttttggtcctatttttagggaaagtcatgccaaattttttcttggtt
This portion of the Triticum dicoccoides isolate Atlit2015 ecotype Zavitan chromosome 7A, WEW_v2.0, whole genome shotgun sequence genome encodes:
- the LOC119332777 gene encoding vegetative cell wall protein gp1-like, yielding MVAPPETQPPTSTPPGPDNKSVPSPRPRPASPAPLLRGRRSPNPWSTPILFCDQRPPSPRPARSFPAADGPPALWPVQSLLAAACPSSMDGLHRLPELVEVVPLTLDLLLQVTNDTTKRKGPAKFSFLIF